The following is a genomic window from Sphingobacterium spiritivorum.
CACTCAGCTTATACTTACCATCTCCCGCACTGATCTCGATAGCTAACGTATTTGTGTCAACAGAAAATGCTACAGGCTGATCAGGTAATGTCTTTAAGGTCTCAATCAAAATCTTAGATGGCATAGCGACACGCCCCTCCTCTTTAGACTCTATCTGTAAAGAAGTCACCATACTTGTTTGCAAATCTGTCGCAGAAATTGTCAGCGTATTATCTTTGATTTCAAACAGGAAATTTTCCAAAATAGGCAGAACAGTACTGCTACTTGAAGCGCCACTGATGGCTTGCAACTGTTTTAATAGAATTGAAGTGGATACTATAAATCTCATTTCCTAATATACTTATTTATACTTGCAATAATACAGAAAAGAATCAATATTCTTTGTATTCACCCGTCGTTAATCACGAATAGTTTTCGACATTTTGTTTTATCATACAGCAGGTGAAACCCTATCCGCAAATATATTTTGTTACATTTGTATGTTGGCTTTGAATTATGCAGTTTAAAGATATTATTGGTCATCAGGAAATTAAAGATCATCTCGTACGCACAGTATTGGAGAACAGGGTGAGTCATGCTCAGTTGTTTCTGGGTCCTGAGGGTTCGGGGAGCCTGGCTCTGGCCCATGCCTATGCCCAATTTATCAATTGCGAAGCCAAACTTGCAGACGACAGTTGCGGTCAGTGTAATTCCTGTCGGAAATATGCCAAAATAATTCATCCCGACCTTCACTTCTCTTTTCCCTTTTTTGCGAAAGGAAAAGAAGAAACTTCTGTAACATATATGGAAGAATGGCGTGCTGCTTTTTTGAAAAATCCATACCTCAGTCTTGAATATTGGAGAGGACAACTCGAAGCAGATAATAAACAAGCGAATATCAATATAGCAGAAGCGCATGATATTATCAAAAAGCTTAGTTTGAAAGCCTTTGAAGCAGAATACAAAATCCTGATCATGTGGCTGCCGGAATACCTGGATACACAGGGTAATGCTCTGCTCAAATTAATAGAGGAACCACCGGAAAAAACCCTTTTTCTACTGGTATCAGAAAATCAGGATCGCATATTAAATACTATTATTTCCCGTACACAGCTTGTCAAGATTCAAAAACTTCCACATCAGGAAATTACAAATTATCTGATAGAAGAACGCGGAATTCAGAAAGAACAGGCCGGAGAAATTGCATTTATTGCAGACGGGAATCTTCAACAGGCGCTCAATCTGCTCTCAGAATCCGGTAATCATCTGGATTTACTGATCCGTTGGCTGCGATTTATTGTCAGCGATGCAGGTCTGCATATGATCAGTATATGTGACGATGAGTTGTCAAAACTGGGGAGAGAGAATCAGAAAAGTTTTCTGTTGTATGCCATAAATATGATGAGGCAGATTATCCTTATCAAGGAAGAATTGCATGATCTGGTGTTCCTTCCGGAGAAGGAATTGGAGTTTGTAAATAAATTTGCGCCTCTTTTTACGGTGAATCAGATCGAAGAAGCTGTATCTTTATTTGAAAAAACACATTATTGTGTAGAACGCAATGCAAATCCTAAAATATTATTTTTAGATTTATCTTTGCAATTAGTTTTATTGTTTAAGTATCAAACGTTCCCAAAAGGGACTCAATATATATAAAGAAAAAATATGGGATGTGGCAGTTGCTCATCCGGTGGAGGTTGTGGAAGCGGAACTGCAGTTGCAGGCGCTACCCCGGCAGGTTGCCAAAGCAATGGCTCTTGCATGACCAGCGGATGTAATAAATTAGATGTATATGACTGGCTTTCCAATATGGATATGCCATCTAACTATAAAGCCTTCGATGTTGTCGAAGTGCGTTTTAAAGGATCTCGCAAAGATTTTTTTATCAATACAGACAATCATTACCTGGAAATGGGAGAAATGGTCGTCGTGGAACCTTCTACAGGTGGCTACGATATTGGCCATGTATCTCTGACAGGTGAGCTGGTCAGGCTGCAGTTGAAAAAAAATAATGTATCTATAGATGCTGTTACAAAAAAGATTTACAGAAAAGCAAACGAGGCGGACGTAAAGAAATTTGAAGCAGCAAAAGATCTGGAATGGGAAACGATGCACAAAGCGAGAAAACTTGCTTTGGATCTTGGGCTTTCCATGAAGATATCCGATGTTGATTATCAGGGAGACAAGACCAAAGCTACCTTCTACTATACAGCAGAGGGTCGTGTGGACTTCCGGGAACTCATCAAAAAAATGGCTGAATCCTTTCGGATACGTATTGAGATGAGACAGATCGGTATGCGTCAGGAAGCAAGTCGTCTGGGCGGAATCGGATCCTGTGGACGGGAACTTTGTTGTTCCACGTGGCTCACAGACTTCAAAACCGTATCTACTTCAGCTGCACGCTATCAAAATCTTTCTCTTAACACGCTTAAATTAGCGGGACAATGCGGCAAACTGAAGTGTTGTCTCAACTATGAGCTGGACAGCTATATGGATGCATTAAAGGATATTCCGAATAATGTAGACCGTATCGAGACAATTATAGGTACCGCATATCTTCAAAAAACAGATATTTT
Proteins encoded in this region:
- a CDS encoding DNA polymerase III subunit, whose product is MQFKDIIGHQEIKDHLVRTVLENRVSHAQLFLGPEGSGSLALAHAYAQFINCEAKLADDSCGQCNSCRKYAKIIHPDLHFSFPFFAKGKEETSVTYMEEWRAAFLKNPYLSLEYWRGQLEADNKQANINIAEAHDIIKKLSLKAFEAEYKILIMWLPEYLDTQGNALLKLIEEPPEKTLFLLVSENQDRILNTIISRTQLVKIQKLPHQEITNYLIEERGIQKEQAGEIAFIADGNLQQALNLLSESGNHLDLLIRWLRFIVSDAGLHMISICDDELSKLGRENQKSFLLYAINMMRQIILIKEELHDLVFLPEKELEFVNKFAPLFTVNQIEEAVSLFEKTHYCVERNANPKILFLDLSLQLVLLFKYQTFPKGTQYI
- a CDS encoding PSP1 domain-containing protein, translated to MTSGCNKLDVYDWLSNMDMPSNYKAFDVVEVRFKGSRKDFFINTDNHYLEMGEMVVVEPSTGGYDIGHVSLTGELVRLQLKKNNVSIDAVTKKIYRKANEADVKKFEAAKDLEWETMHKARKLALDLGLSMKISDVDYQGDKTKATFYYTAEGRVDFRELIKKMAESFRIRIEMRQIGMRQEASRLGGIGSCGRELCCSTWLTDFKTVSTSAARYQNLSLNTLKLAGQCGKLKCCLNYELDSYMDALKDIPNNVDRIETIIGTAYLQKTDIFKKTMWYAYPKAENWIPLSVDKVKEFIEMNREGRKPEELVNPNIQEEVEKPVVYDYENVVGQDSLTRLDERRKKKSKSKNRNKNKQTVQKADGVAEDKKPVNKQNNKPQQAKVQQAKKEDNTEFKSAKEPQNTDAPKPKKRFNNRNRNKGKNNNNGSQPAE